In one Sesamum indicum cultivar Zhongzhi No. 13 linkage group LG12, S_indicum_v1.0, whole genome shotgun sequence genomic region, the following are encoded:
- the LOC105175706 gene encoding mannosyl-oligosaccharide 1,2-alpha-mannosidase MNS3 has protein sequence MSKSLPYSMKDVHYDNAKFRQRSVIKVITQNILNSNIKRECIKCSTGRFLVLLMIFGVAYLMLTHTSHVPSSDGNAKNVGTEEGKNLFTDGRGRFRRFWRKPPRLPPRLSPDEIVTRNKSIHNSDKIESGPDWKVRQQRVKEAFIHAWSGYRNYAMGYDELMPLSHRGVDGLGGLGATIVDALDTAMIMGVDEVVHEAGSWIEKHLPERIDGKGQVNLFETTIRVLGGLLSAYHLSGGEQGGNASTGGPKPAVYLNNARNLADRLLIAFTSSPSAIPFSDVVLRDRSAHPAPDGLSSTAEVSTLQLEFNYLSSLTGDPKYGLESMKVLEHLKTLPKVKGLVPIYINPHTGEFSGDNIRLGSRGDSYYEYLIKVWLQNRGSNLTYLHDMFEESMKGVKELLVRKSVPNGLVFVGELPYGPEGAFTPKMDHLVCFLPGTLALGATKGIVKEKAMRENLLNFEDLQNLKLAEDLAKTCFEIYSVTSTGLAPEIAYFNVEGQSERGPGGGNKKSKYVDDIIIKPADRHNLLRPETVESLFVLFRITEDPKYREWGWEIFEAFEKYTKVDSGGYTSLDDVTVLPPHRRDKMETFFLGETLKYLYLLFGDRNAIPLDKYVFNTEAHPLPIQGNAGTK, from the exons ATGTCGAAATCACTGCCCTATTCAATGAAAGATGTACATTACGACAATGCAAAGTTTCGCCAGCGATCTGTAATCAAG GTGATCACTCAAAATATTCTAAACAGTAACATAAAACGCGAATGTATAAAATGCAGTACAGGAAGGTTTCTTGTGTTATTAATGATTTTTGGTGTAGCGTATCTCATGCTGACACATACAAGCCATGTTCCATCATCAGATGGCAATGCCAAAAATGTTGGCACCGAGGAAGGAAAGAATTTATTCACAGATGGAAGAGGTAGATTTAGAAGATTTTGGAGAAAGCCTCCAAGGCTACCTCCACGGTTATCGCCTGATGAAATAGTTACTAGAAATAAATCGATTCATAACTCTGACAAGATAGAATCTGGCCCTGATTGGAAGGTTCGGCAACAAAGGGTCAAAGAGGCATTTATTCATGCATGGTCTGGCTATCGGAACTATGCAATGGGATATGATGAACTTATGCCATTGAGCCATAGAGGAGTTGACGGCTTAGGAGGTCTAGGAGCCACCATTGTGGATGCTCTTGACACGGCCATGATAATGGGGGTTGATGAAGTTGTCCATGAAGCAGGCTCTTGGATTGAGAAACATCTTCCTGAGAGGATTGATGGGAAAGGGcaagtaaatttatttgaaactaCCATACGTGTTTTGGGTGGTCTTTTGAGTGCTTATCATTTAAGTGGGGGAGAACAGGGTGGTAATGCTTCGACAGGAGGACCTAAGCCAGCTGTTTATCTTAACAATGCTAGAAATTTGGCTGATCGTCTGCTAATTGCTTTTACATCAAGCCCGTCTGCTATTCCCTTTAGTGATGTTGTTCTGCGTGATCGTTCTGCACATCCTGCTCCTGATGGATTGAGTAGTACGGCTGAAGTTTCTACCCTCCAACTTGAGTTCAATTATCTCAGTTCTTTGACTGGTGATCCAAAGTATGGTTTGGAGTCTATGAAGGTTTTAGAACACTTGAAGACTCTGCCAAAGGTCAAGGGACTAGTTCCTATATACATAAA CCCGCATACCGGTGAGTTTAGTGGAGACAATATTCGACTTGGATCTCGTGGTGACAGTTACTATGAGTATCTCATAAAAGTCTGGCTTCAGAACAGAGGAAGTAATTTGACTTATTTGCACGATATGTTTGAAGAATCAATGAAAGGTGTCAAAGAACTTCTCGTTCGGAAATCTGTGCCCAATGGATTGGTTTTTGTGGGAGAATTGCCTTATGGGCCTGAAGGCGCCTTCACCCCTAAAATGGATCATCTG GTGTGCTTCCTCCCTGGCACTCTTGCTCTTGGTGCTACAAAGGGCATTGTGAAGGAAAAGGCTATGAGAGAAAActtgctaaattttgaagatcTACAAAATTTGAAGCTTGCTGAAGATCTAGCTAAGACATGTTTTGAGATCTATTCAGTAACTTCTACTGGTCTTGCTCCAGAAATAGCATACTTCAACGTGGAG GGACAAAGTGAACGTGGCCCTGGTGGTGGAAACAAGAAATCGAAATATGTGgatgacataattataaaacctGCTGACCGTCACAATCTCTTGCGACCCGAAACTGTTGAATCACTGTTTGTTTTGTTCCGCATCACAGAAGATCCCAA ATATCGCGAGTGGGGTTGGGAGATCTTTGAAGCATTTGAGAAGTATACCAAGGTTGACTCTGGAGGCTACACTTCACTGGATGATGTTACTGTGCTTCCTCCACACAGAAGAGACAAGATGGAGACCTTCTTTTTGGGTGAAACATTGAAGTACCTATATTTACTGTTTGGGGACAGAAATGCCATTCCATTGGATAAGTATGTATTTAACACAGAAGCCCATCCTCTTCCTATTCAAGGAAATGCTGGAACAAAATGA
- the LOC105175708 gene encoding uncharacterized protein LOC105175708 has product MSLRAKFKHLTGAYSSAIRNLSYQLNHRAYPPPRQDPFSLLKEDPIQVLSDLWVKSFSDTHKPFQNLTGFLSKLDLWVLAYQRACAHSTGSFPPKNAIPSHALSNLLSLRNAVVRNQFQWNSKVHQFIRSPNDKPIAQLLSKRKLQSMLTSSTPPFQDRVLQEVLLMILEPIFEARFSAKSHGFRPGRNPHTVIRTIRSNFAGYLWFIRGDLSGILDNMDFNTVFSCVEKSVKDKKVLNLVKLGLKGAEKSHLRLEDKDENVTKRKRKRGQTKKRILSDNEPKPDPYWLRAFFDFAPEEAAKVPDYGYCGILSPLLMNVCLSELDYMMESKILEFFRPCDSDSIWKYSINDGCHNPSWPEFVPSSGKEKTRKMEYIRFAGHFLVGIRGPREDAVAIRKEIIQFCEEKYGIRLDNSKVEIEHITRGIQFLDHIICRRVIRPTLRYTSSGGKIVSEKGVGTLLSVTASLQQCIRQFRRLALLKGDKDPEPLPCTPMLYSGQAHTNAQMNKLLETMADWYRYADNRKKIIGFCAYVIRSSLAKLYAARYRLKSRAKVYKIASRDLSRPLRESSNNAAPEYSDLLRMGLVDVIEGVHFSHMSLIPSCDYTPFPRNWVPDHEKFLREYIRLQDTKFFCELIKSVKQQGLSLPQDEISKIVWDYKILGYWGGRFNNDKETENTS; this is encoded by the coding sequence ATGTCGCTGAGAGCAAAATTCAAACACCTTACCGGCGCTTATTCCTCCGCCATCCGCAACCTCTCCTACCAACTTAACCACCGTGCGTATCCGCCACCGAGACAGGACCCATTCTCTCTACTCAAAGAAGACCCTATCCAAGTCCTATCAGACCTCTGGGTGAAGTCATTCTCCGACACACACAAACCCTTTCAAAACCTTACCGGCTTTCTCTCAAAACTCGACCTCTGGGTACTCGCGTACCAGCGGGCCTGCGCTCATTCCACCGGTTCTTTCCCACCGAAAAATGCCATCCCCTCTCACGCCCTCTCCAACCTCCTCTCCCTCAGGAACGCTGTCGTTCGCAATCAGTTCCAGTGGAACTCCAAGGTTCATCAATTCATTCGCAGCCCAAATGATAAACCCATTGCCCAATTACTCTCAAAACGGAAGCTCCAGTCCATGCTGACTTCCAGTACTCCGCCGTTTCAAGACCGGGTTCTTCAGGAAGTTCTATTGATGATTCTCGAACCGATTTTTGAGGCACGGTTTTCTGCAAAGTCCCATGGTTTTCGGCCCGGTAGGAATCCTCACACTGTAATTAGAACGATCAGGAGTAACTTTGCCGGCTACTTATGGTTTATAAGAGGTGATTTGAGTGGGATTTTGGATAATATGGATTTCAATACAGTATTCAGTTGTGTTGAAAAATCTGTAAAAGACAAGAAAGTGTTGAACTTGGTTAAATTAGGTTTGAAAGGCGCAGAAAAAAGTCACCTGCGGCTGGAAGATAAGGATGAGAATGTGactaaaaggaaaagaaagagggGGCAGACGAAGAAGAGGATCCTCAGCGACAATGAGCCTAAGCCCGATCCATATTGGTTGAGGGCATTCTTTGATTTTGCTCCTGAGGAGGCCGCAAAGGTGCCTGATTATGGTTACTGTGGAATTCTGAGTCCTCTGCTGATGAATGTCTGTCTTAGTGAATTAGATTATATGATGGAAAGTAAGATACTGGAGTTTTTCAGGCCTTGTGACTCTGATTCAATATGGAAGTATTCGATAAATGATGGTTGTCATAACCCTTCTTGGCCAGAGTTTGTGCCCTCAAGTGGCAAGGAGAAGACACGTAAAATGGAATATATTAGGTTTGCAGGGCATTTTCTAGTTGGTATCAGGGGTCCCAGAGAGGATGCAGTGGCAATTAGGAAGGAAATAATTCAGTTTTGTGAGGAAAAATATGGCATTAGGTTGGACAATTCGAAGGTTGAGATTGAGCACATCACCAGGGGAATTCAGTTTTTGGATCATATTATATGCCGTAGAGTCATACGCCCGACTCTTCGTTACACTTCAAGTGGTGGTAAGATTGTGAGTGAGAAAGGTGTGGGGACTTTGCTTTCAGTTACAGCTAGCTTGCAACAGTGTATTCGCCAGTTCAGGCGGCTTGCACTTCTGAAGGGTGATAAAGATCCAGAGCCACTGCCTTGCACGCCTATGCTCTATTCGGGTCAAGCACATACCAATGCACAGATGAACAAGTTACTAGAAACCATGGCAGATTGGTACAGATATGCAGATAACAGGAAGAAGATCATTGGGTTCTGTGCATATGTGATCCGAAGCTCTCTGGCTAAATTATATGCTGCAAGATATAGGTTGAAATCTCGTGCTAAGGTGTATAAGATTGCATCACGTGATCTTAGCCGTCCACTGAGGGAAAGTAGTAACAATGCTGCACCTGAGTATTCTGACCTTTTGAGAATGGGACTTGTGGATGTCATTGAAGGCGTTCATTTTTCTCACATGTCCTTAATCCCGTCATGTGATTATACCCCTTTTCCAAGGAACTGGGTTCCTGATCATGAGAAATTTTTGAGGGAGTATATCAGATTACAAGataccaaatttttttgtgagcTCATTAAGTCAGTTAAACAACAAGGTTTGTCTCTGCCGCAAGATGAGATATCAAAGATTGTGTGGGACTACAAAATCCTTGGATATTGGGGGGGCCGATTTAATAATGATAAGGAAACAGAAAATACCTCGTGA
- the LOC105175709 gene encoding uncharacterized protein LOC105175709 has product MSSQIIESHRENAEIYTGDAICKQKSLELLQKINLPKGLLPLDDIIEVGHNESTGFVWLRQKKSKTHVFRAIGRSVWYDTEVTAFVEDRRMKRLKGVKSKELLIWVTISDISIQDPSSGKITFGTPTGISRSFPVSAFEEEEGEKEKK; this is encoded by the coding sequence ATGTCGTCCCAAATAATCGAGTCCCACCGGGAAAATGCTGAAATATACACCGGCGACGCCATATGCAAGCAGAAATCTCTGGAGCTGCTGCAGAAAATCAACCTACCCAAAGGCCTGCTCCCCCTGGACGACATTATTGAAGTAGGCCACAACGAATCCACCGGATTCGTTTGGCTGAGGCAGAAGAAGAGCAAGACCCATGTGTTCCGTGCCATCGGCCGCAGCGTCTGGTACGACACCGAGGTCACGGCGTTCGTCGAGGACCGTCGGATGAAACGCCTGAAGGGTGTCAAGAGCAAGGAACTTCTGATCTGGGTCACCATTTCTGATATTTCCATTCAGGACCCTAGTTCTGGAAAAATTACGTTCGGTACCCCTACTGGAATTTCCCGATCTTTTCCGGTGTCGGCGTTTGAGGAGGAAGAGGGGGAGAAGGAAAAGAAGTGA